GCCGGGAGATGTTGCGGCGGTAGGCCTCCTGGAGATTGGCGACCAGTTCGACCATGCGGGCCTTGGCCTCCGGCGGGAAGTGCTCGGCTACATAGAGTTTGCCGACGGCCTCGCCCAGCAGATCCTGCACCAGGGAGACGCCGCGCTTCCAGCGTTCGCGGTTCTCCTGCGCGCCGGTCAGCGTGCGGCCGTAGAAGTCGAAGTTCGCCTCGACCAGCTCGGCGGTCAGGTACGGCGCGCGCGCCTTCACCACCCGCCAGGCCGCCCACGCCTTCCAGGCGTCCAGTGATCGCTCGCCCCACGCCTGGGCGAAGGTGCGCACGTAATCGGGCTGGCGCACCACGAGTTCCGCGAACAGCTCGGCGCCGGAGCGATCCAGTCCGGCCGCCAGCGCGGAAGTCCAGGCGGCCCAGTCGAATTCGGGGTTCTCGGCGGCCAGCGCATCGAAAGTGGTGAGGTTGTAGCTCAATTCGGCGTCGCGGCGGCGGACCACGTCCCAGTGGCCGGCGGCCAGCGCGGTCTCCAGATCGAAGACCTGCTGCGCGTCGTAGTCCAGGCCCGCCAGCTCGAACATGCGGCGAATGTGGGCGATGTACTTCGCGCGGATCTCCGCGTATTCGTCCTTGTGGTAGTAGGACTCGTCGGGCAGGCCGATGCCGGACTGGGTGGCGTGCACCAGGTAGCGGGTGGAGTCCTTGTCGTCGGTGTCGACGTAGAAGGCCAGCGGGCCGCCGACGCCGGTGCGCTGCAGGCTGCCGATGAGCGCGGCGAAGGCCGAGCGGTCGGTGACGGCGGCGATGGCGGCCAGCTCCTCGGCGATCGGGGTCAGGCCGGCGGCCTCGATGGCGTCGGCGGCCATGAAGCTGTTGTAGAGATCGCCGATCTTGCGCTCCTCGGAACCGGCAGGGGCATCCGACGCGGCGGCGTTCTGGATGATCTTCTGCACGTCCAGTTCCGCCTGGTCGTAGAGCGTGCGGAAGGCGCCGTCGACCGCGCGATCGGCCGGTATCTCGTAACTGTCCAGCCATTTGCCGTTGACGTGCGCGAACAGGTCGTCCTGCACCCGCACGTCCGCATCACGGAAGGACAGGTCGATACCGGAGGGAGGCGTCAGCTGCGAAGTCACGCTGCCCAGTATGCCCACTCCGCGGACATACGGCCGGGCCCCGGGAACTTCGCACCCCATGCGTTCACGATCGGTGAACGCCCGACGGCGGACTCACGCCGCCGTCGGCGTCCGATCGAATTCCCCGTCTCGAACACCGGCCACGAAGGCCCGCCATTCGCCAGGGGTGTAAACGAGGGTGATCTTCCCGTGCGTGAGGGTGGTGTGGCCGTCCGCACAGATCTCCGCGATGAGCGCGGTGCGGTCGATATGGCGGCCCAGCACGGCGGCCAGGAATGTCATCCATTCGGCCGCGGTGACGGTGATGATGGGCTCGTCGTCAAGGCGATGTTCCGGATTGCGCCGGTACTTGCTGTCGCGGATGAGCACCGCATCACCGTCGAATCGAACCTCCACGCATTGATTTCCGTTATTGGTACGAGTCGACGTGAACCAGCCGGTGGATTCCGGCTGGTACTTCGCGGTGGTAAGCATGGGCAGCATTTTACCGGTACACATGCGTCTCCTACCCTTGCGAATAATGTTTGATCACCTCCAAAGATTCTGCGCGACCGAGGGATTGGTCGAGCGCGCGCACAAATGCGAACCGCAGATCGCGAATCTGCTCCGGATCTTCCACGGCGCCACCGAAAACCGCGCTCTCCACCCAGGTGAAGGTGGGCAGATTCTCGGAAGCGAAATCCAGCAGATGGAAACTCGAGCCGCCCAGCAGCGCCCCGCGCGTGGCGGTGAACGGAATCACCCGCACCGAAAGGGAATCCAGTTCGTCCAGCAGATTCGCCAGATGCTCGAGTTGCCCGCGCAATACTTTCGGGCCGCCGATCTGTTGCAGGAGGGTGGCTTCGCCGATCACCGCGGTCAGCTCCACCCGGTCGTCGCCGCGCAAGCGCTGCTGACGCCGTAGGCGCACGGCCACCAGCTGTTCCACCTGCACCGGCCGGATCATGACGTCGGCGCTGATCAGCGCCCGCGCGTATTCCTCGGTCTGCAGCAGCCCGGGCACCACCAGGCTGTCGTAGCTGCGGATACTCTCGGCGCCCAGCTCCATGCCGTAATACCGTTGCAGCTCCGGCCCGATCAGCGCCGAGGATCGGGCCCACCAGCCGCGTTCCTTGCTCGCCGCGAGCAGCTCGAGCAGTTCCGCGCGCTCCTCACCCTCGATCTCGAGCAGTTCCAGCACCGGGCCGATGGTGGTGGCGGTGAGCACGCGCCGGCCCTTCTCCACATGCGACCAATTGGCCGGCGTGAAGCCGACGCGCTTGGCGAAGGTCGCCGAATCGAACCCGCGCTGCTCGCGCGCTTCACGCAGTCGCAGCACCAGCTCCCATCGGGCGACCGTGGGCGAGAGGGGTGCCATGACCATGGATGCTACGCCGCACAACTCATCGGTGTGTGACTATTGTCATACCGATTGCCTCGGAATAAGGTCGGTAACAGGAGGTTCGCCATGAGCGCGCTGGACCCGTCCTCATACACCGACACGCAGGAAGCCCTGGCCCGCTGCCGGCGCTACCGCAAGGAGCACGGCCTCTACGGCGTGGTGGACTCGACATTGGGCCGAATCATGTTGGAGGTCGGGGCCGTCGGCGCCGTGACCATGCCCGCCGAGCTGGGCCGTCAGGTCCGCGGTCAGCTGGTCGCGCGGCACCGCTGCGGGCCCATCATCACTCACCCGCGCTCGGGGCGATGGACCTTCCTGACCGGTCCGATGGACGGCTCCTACCTCGACACCGAGCTGTTCGCGGATCTGTTCCGCGATTGCGCGTCCGTTGCGCTGCCGGGCAGCAGCATCGTGCTGCCGTCCCCCTCGGACGAGCACAGCGGCTATCGCCTGTGGGTGCACCCGCCCGAGGGCGACTTCCGGCCCGAGCTGGCGGAGGTGCTGGCCGCCACCCGGGAGTGCCGTCCGGTTACCGGCTAGCGACTTCGCTTGCGGGACCGTCGCAGTCGTCGAAAAGACAGACCGATCAGCGCGCCGGGCTCGGGGTCAGGGTGACGCTGAACTTGTCCTCGACCCGCTGCTTGTACTCGTCCTGGCACTGCTGGACCTTGGACTGATCGTTGCCCGCCCGCTGCAGGCAGTCGATCAGATCGGTGCCGCCGGTGTCCTTGAACACGATCCACACCAGCAGCCCCACGATCACACCGCCGATCAGGCTGATGCCGCCGAGAATCGCACCGGCCAGCGCCATTCCGAAGCCGCCGGAGCGGCCGCGCCGCGCGCGCAGCAGTGCGATGACACCCAGGACGATCGCGACGAGACCGCACAGCACGCCGACCACGGTGAGCAGCACGGTCCAGAAGGTGAGCAGGCCCAGGATGCCGAAGACCAGGGCGGTGATCGCCATGCCCTTGCGCTGCGGGGATTCCTGCCAATAGGACCCGCCGGGCGGCGGATGAGGGCCGGGTGGCGGGCCCGGAAACTGCTGCGGCTGACCATATTGCCCAGCCTGACCATATTGTCCGGGCTGACCATAGTGCCCGGGACCGTACTGTCCGGGCTGA
This sequence is a window from Nocardia yunnanensis. Protein-coding genes within it:
- a CDS encoding DUF397 domain-containing protein; translation: MLTTAKYQPESTGWFTSTRTNNGNQCVEVRFDGDAVLIRDSKYRRNPEHRLDDEPIITVTAAEWMTFLAAVLGRHIDRTALIAEICADGHTTLTHGKITLVYTPGEWRAFVAGVRDGEFDRTPTAA
- a CDS encoding M13 family metallopeptidase, with product MTSQLTPPSGIDLSFRDADVRVQDDLFAHVNGKWLDSYEIPADRAVDGAFRTLYDQAELDVQKIIQNAAASDAPAGSEERKIGDLYNSFMAADAIEAAGLTPIAEELAAIAAVTDRSAFAALIGSLQRTGVGGPLAFYVDTDDKDSTRYLVHATQSGIGLPDESYYHKDEYAEIRAKYIAHIRRMFELAGLDYDAQQVFDLETALAAGHWDVVRRRDAELSYNLTTFDALAAENPEFDWAAWTSALAAGLDRSGAELFAELVVRQPDYVRTFAQAWGERSLDAWKAWAAWRVVKARAPYLTAELVEANFDFYGRTLTGAQENRERWKRGVSLVQDLLGEAVGKLYVAEHFPPEAKARMVELVANLQEAYRRNISRLEWMGADTRQAALAKLEKFTPKIGYPDEWRDYSAVTVDPADVVGNYRRGYAAEHDRDLNKLGGPVDRGEWFMTPQTVNAYYNPGMNEIVFPAAILQPPFFDMNADDAANYGGIGAVIGHEIGHGFDDQGSKYDGDGNMVDWWTESDRTEFGKRTKALIAQYNAFSPKDLSDDHTVNGEFTIGENIGDLGGLSIALEAYKIAMEGKESPVLDDLTGLQRVFFGWAQVWRTKARAEEAIRRLAVDPHSPPEFRCNGVVRNLDSFHEAFGVEPGDALYLDPAERVKIW
- a CDS encoding Scr1 family TA system antitoxin-like transcriptional regulator translates to MAPLSPTVARWELVLRLREAREQRGFDSATFAKRVGFTPANWSHVEKGRRVLTATTIGPVLELLEIEGEERAELLELLAASKERGWWARSSALIGPELQRYYGMELGAESIRSYDSLVVPGLLQTEEYARALISADVMIRPVQVEQLVAVRLRRQQRLRGDDRVELTAVIGEATLLQQIGGPKVLRGQLEHLANLLDELDSLSVRVIPFTATRGALLGGSSFHLLDFASENLPTFTWVESAVFGGAVEDPEQIRDLRFAFVRALDQSLGRAESLEVIKHYSQG
- a CDS encoding DUF4190 domain-containing protein gives rise to the protein MNQYPPPGQPEQYGQPGQYGPGHYGQPGQYGQAGQYGQPQQFPGPPPGPHPPPGGSYWQESPQRKGMAITALVFGILGLLTFWTVLLTVVGVLCGLVAIVLGVIALLRARRGRSGGFGMALAGAILGGISLIGGVIVGLLVWIVFKDTGGTDLIDCLQRAGNDQSKVQQCQDEYKQRVEDKFSVTLTPSPAR